In the Bactrocera tryoni isolate S06 unplaced genomic scaffold, CSIRO_BtryS06_freeze2 scaffold_11, whole genome shotgun sequence genome, one interval contains:
- the LOC120779876 gene encoding uncharacterized protein LOC120779876, whose amino-acid sequence MSDYRKRLSGAEYRKRKLEKSSKQETLLNQIPKISNFMTRSEKLVSEDQQASGSSDPGLDDTSAQDTKQIQLNPPLLQDTNTNKTSSTFLSLENAEESQSTNDMFQLSGDPFLWNINDETRDFITINGLPQNNVTDFKNSRNFHNDKTIFCSKSLFQRNLKNGEIQHQW is encoded by the exons atGAGTGATTATCGAAAAAGATTGAGCGGTGCGGAATATCGTAAAAGGAAAttagaaaaatcatcaaaacaagaAACTTTACTGAatcaaattccaaaaatatctaattttatGACAAGATCAGAAAAACTTGTAAGTGAAGATCAGCAAGCATCAGGTTCATCGGAC ccGGGATTAGATGACACTTCAGCACAAGATACCAAACAAATACAATTGAATCCTCCTTTATTGCaagatacaaatacaaacaaaacgtCGTCAACATTTCTTTCATTAGAAAATGCGGAAGAAAGTCAATCAACAAATGATATGTTTCAATTGAGTGGTGATCCTTTTCTATGGAATATAAATGATGAAACACGAGATTTTATAACTATAAACGGTTTACCACAAAATAATGTAacggattttaaaaattcacgaaattttcatAATGATAAAACGATATTTTGTTCTAAAAGCTTATTCCAACGTAATTTAAAGAACGGAGAAATTCAACATC AGTGGTGA